The following coding sequences lie in one Arachis stenosperma cultivar V10309 chromosome 5, arast.V10309.gnm1.PFL2, whole genome shotgun sequence genomic window:
- the LOC130982971 gene encoding LOW QUALITY PROTEIN: cytochrome b6-like (The sequence of the model RefSeq protein was modified relative to this genomic sequence to represent the inferred CDS: inserted 4 bases in 2 codons), translating to MSKVYDWFEERLEIQAIADDITSKYVPPHVNIXYCLGGITLTCFLVQVATGFAMTFYYRPTVTEAFASVQYNDEANFGWXNPICHRWSASMMVLMMILHVFRVYLTGGFKKPRELTWITGVVLVVLTASFGVTGYSLPWDQIGYWAVKIVTGVPEAIPGIGSSVVELLRGSASVGQSTLTRFYSLHTFVLPLLTAVFMLMHFPMIRKQGISGPL from the exons ATGAGT AAAGTCTATGATTGGTTCGAAGAACGTCTTGAGATTCAGGCGATTGCCGATGATATAACTAGTAAATATGTCCCTCCTCATGTCAACAT CTATTGTTTAGGAGGAATTACACTTACTTGCTTTTTAGTCCAAGTAGCAACGGGGTTTGCTATGACCTTTTATTATCGTCCGACCGTTACTGAGGCTTTTGCTTCGGTTCAATATAATGACGAGGCTAACTTTGGTTG TAATCCGATCTGTCATCGATGGTCGGCAAGTATGATGGTTTTAATGATGATCCTGCACGTATTTCGTGTGTATCTTACCGGCGGTTTTAAAAAACCTCGTGAATTGACGTGGATTACGGGCGTTGTTTTGGTTGTATTGACCGCATCTTTTGGTGTAACTGGTTATTCCTTACCTTGGGACCAAATTGGTTATTGGGCAGTCAAAATTGTAACAGGAGTACCCGAAGCTATTCCCGGAATAGGATCGTCTGTCGTGGAATTATTAAGGGGAAGTGCTAGTGTAGGACAATCTACCTTGACTCGTTTTTATAGTTTACATACTTTTGTATTACCTCTTCTTACTGCTGTATTTATGTTAATGCACTTTCCAATGATACGTAAGCAAGGCATCTCCGGTCCTTTATAG